The sequence below is a genomic window from bacterium.
GCTTCCGCCGCCGTCACACAGCAACAGCAACTCGCGAGCGTCGGGATACAGTCGTGCCCCGTCCTGTTCCCAGTACAACCGCAAACTGTCACAGGCAAACTCGCTGGTGTCACGACTCAGGCCCAGATGCAAATAGCCTTCATTGCGGGCGATGTCAAAGAATCCGTGCGGAATGATGACGCCACTGGCCCAGGAAGGAAAGTCGTGATCGAAGGCCTTGATCGCTTCGGTCGTGTAGACTCGCCCATTCCGGTACAGGTTGCCCAAAAACTCCTTTTTCTTCGTGTCCATGCTGATCACTGGCTGTCCGGAGGCTAGAAATTCCTCTTTCAATTCGGCGATGCGAAGGAACTGCTGGTCGCGATCGGGCGACTCTTTCCCCGGGAGAACTTTGGAGATCTTTCGAAGTCGATAATCGAGCACACCAAGAACTCGGCGAACGATTGGCGGTGTGATCGCGATATTAAATTCAACGTCCATCTGGTTGGCGATTTCACGCGGTGAGAGGTCTGTCCAGGTGACATCCTCACGCATCGGATCGCCCGCAGTTCGCTCCTTGATGATGGCCTGAACGTTTCGGACGACTTCGGGCTGTTTCTCTTCAACCTTCTTCCGTCC
It includes:
- a CDS encoding ISAzo13 family transposase gives rise to the protein MRDVYCSLSEKDRRRYAAAEVVKLGYGGVAAIAELFECSRESIDHGMRELDQLPDDPVGERIRRPGAGRKKVEEKQPEVVRNVQAIIKERTAGDPMREDVTWTDLSPREIANQMDVEFNIAITPPIVRRVLGVLDYRLRKISKVLPGKESPDRDQQFLRIAELKEEFLASGQPVISMDTKKKEFLGNLYRNGRVYTTEAIKAFDHDFPSWASGVIIPHGFFDIARNEGYLHLGLSRDTSEFACDSLRLYWEQDGARLYPDARELLLLCDGGGSNGSRTHIFKQDLQQMVNELGVSVRVAHYPAYCSKYNPIERRLFSHVTRACQGILFDTLATVRSLMEKTSTKTGLSATVRVIEKIYETGRKASEAFKKNMPIVFDDILPKWNYRVVPQPSPAKILV